Proteins from a genomic interval of Asticcacaulis sp. AND118:
- a CDS encoding transglycosylase SLT domain-containing protein, producing the protein MSGPASPVPDSSGLSPRKQSVLSAITRAAQRTGVDFTYLLKTAQRESSLNPNAKAPTSSAAGLFQFIEQTWLATVKKHGDKHGYGGYADAIRQGGNGQYYVTDAQARKQVLGLRYNQDAAAAMAAEMTAGNAAYLKGRTGRNPTAGELYAAHFLGPAGAANLIETVERRPGASAASLFPAAAGANRSIFYRNGAPVSAAQLMANLNSKAGGAVEMNLPEETEGGDLMEQGRDGFLLARLQRVQADAQLLNIAFGSGTGDQSLLFATQLMSAFGPEKEKSEEGDSSWFS; encoded by the coding sequence ATGTCCGGCCCTGCGTCCCCTGTTCCCGACTCTTCCGGCCTTTCGCCGCGCAAGCAGAGTGTGCTGTCCGCCATCACGCGCGCGGCTCAGCGTACGGGTGTGGACTTCACCTATCTGCTCAAGACCGCCCAGCGCGAAAGTTCGCTCAACCCGAACGCCAAAGCCCCGACCTCATCGGCGGCGGGCCTGTTTCAGTTCATCGAGCAGACCTGGCTGGCGACGGTGAAAAAGCACGGCGACAAGCACGGCTATGGCGGCTATGCCGACGCCATTCGCCAGGGCGGCAACGGGCAGTACTACGTGACCGACGCTCAGGCGCGCAAACAGGTGCTGGGGCTGCGCTATAATCAGGACGCGGCGGCGGCCATGGCGGCGGAGATGACGGCGGGCAATGCCGCCTATCTGAAAGGCCGCACCGGGCGCAATCCGACGGCGGGCGAACTGTACGCCGCGCACTTTCTGGGGCCTGCGGGGGCGGCCAACCTGATCGAAACCGTCGAACGCCGGCCCGGCGCCTCGGCAGCGTCGCTGTTTCCGGCGGCGGCCGGGGCCAACCGCTCGATCTTCTACCGCAACGGCGCACCGGTCAGCGCGGCGCAACTGATGGCCAACCTCAATTCCAAGGCCGGTGGGGCCGTGGAGATGAACCTGCCCGAAGAAACCGAGGGCGGCGACCTGATGGAGCAGGGGCGCGACGGTTTTCTGCTGGCACGATTGCAGCGCGTGCAGGCGGACGCGCAACTGCTTAATATTGCCTTCGGCAGCGGCACGGGTGATCAGAGCCTGCTGTTTGCCACGCAGCTTATGTCGGCCTTCGGGCCGGAGAAGGAAAAGAGCGAAGAGGGCGATAGCTCCTGGTTCAGCTAA
- a CDS encoding HAMP domain-containing sensor histidine kinase, giving the protein MSEPNPADIAPTHEQIVLDYGLKAQVRLLPYALAFFAIGLPVYIWGAHYFMSALQIAVNLALFACVWAAFFFLKPSLKADSQITRQSLNVRLRRQWLCGGLWALSLLVASLNSIGAGAAAQVFATICAGAAVGVIFFSAPVLLFLLTLAPLAMAGPILALNLTHPEGQWTGLVTGGLAMALALGLIMNRHLQEHYRLAFEQLRTAQERETALTARDALTRDQMALMQTLSREVATGLRSVEQTLIQGLSHLSRAPAPRHYVDSARSEIEHLLGLITTTLDDDEARSGHMTLDLRPLDIEGLIRHVAAGFHDMAATKGLDLTLTLPALPETGAAIGDGPRVEQILSHLLANAIQYTPKGKVEVKLLPPAEGRLRVEVVDSGPGLEADELTRAFLPHERVTRTSAGYSGAGLGLHLSKRLAELMQGDVGAQSTPDVGSKFWIDLPFDAAARAPRPVIEPEAPVQEAAPGLKVMLVSNDSLRSVQLRDTLEGLGHRCLTATTRHRAVSLAAKGEIDAVLIATGAFEDLDNDANRQKVAEWLERLRSTQEQEKLNILALLPDGQQAEPLSELGVRPLLMPQSEDALRRALSV; this is encoded by the coding sequence ATGTCAGAGCCCAACCCCGCAGACATCGCCCCCACGCACGAGCAGATCGTGCTCGATTACGGCCTGAAGGCACAGGTCCGTCTGCTGCCCTATGCCCTCGCCTTCTTCGCCATCGGCCTGCCCGTCTATATCTGGGGCGCGCACTATTTCATGTCTGCGTTGCAGATCGCGGTGAACCTTGCCCTGTTCGCCTGCGTGTGGGCCGCCTTCTTCTTCCTCAAGCCGTCGCTGAAGGCCGACAGTCAGATCACGCGTCAGTCCCTCAACGTACGCCTGCGCCGGCAATGGCTGTGCGGCGGCCTGTGGGCCCTGAGCCTGCTGGTGGCCTCGCTGAACTCCATCGGCGCGGGCGCGGCGGCGCAGGTCTTCGCCACCATCTGCGCCGGCGCGGCGGTGGGCGTCATCTTCTTCAGCGCGCCGGTCCTGCTGTTCCTGCTGACCCTGGCCCCGCTGGCCATGGCGGGGCCCATTCTGGCGCTCAACCTCACCCACCCGGAAGGGCAATGGACCGGCCTTGTCACCGGCGGCCTGGCCATGGCGCTGGCGCTGGGCCTGATCATGAACCGCCACCTGCAGGAGCATTACCGGCTGGCCTTCGAGCAGTTGCGCACGGCGCAGGAGCGCGAAACCGCCCTGACGGCGCGCGACGCCCTCACCCGCGACCAGATGGCGCTGATGCAGACCCTGTCGCGTGAAGTCGCCACCGGCCTGCGCAGCGTCGAACAGACCCTGATTCAGGGCCTGTCGCACCTCAGCCGCGCCCCGGCCCCGCGCCACTATGTCGATAGCGCACGCAGCGAGATCGAGCACCTGCTGGGGTTGATCACCACCACGCTGGACGACGATGAGGCCCGCTCAGGCCACATGACGCTGGACCTGCGGCCGCTCGACATCGAAGGCCTGATCCGTCACGTCGCCGCCGGGTTTCACGACATGGCCGCGACCAAGGGGCTGGACCTCACCCTGACCCTGCCCGCCCTGCCCGAAACCGGCGCGGCCATCGGCGACGGCCCGCGCGTCGAACAGATCCTGTCGCACCTGCTGGCCAACGCCATCCAGTACACGCCCAAGGGCAAAGTCGAGGTGAAGCTTCTGCCGCCGGCTGAAGGCCGCTTGCGAGTGGAGGTGGTCGATTCCGGCCCCGGCCTCGAAGCCGATGAATTGACCCGCGCCTTCCTGCCGCACGAACGCGTGACGCGCACCTCGGCCGGCTATTCCGGCGCGGGGCTGGGTCTCCACCTGTCGAAACGTCTGGCCGAACTGATGCAGGGCGATGTCGGCGCGCAGAGCACGCCCGATGTCGGCTCGAAATTCTGGATCGACCTGCCCTTCGACGCCGCGGCCCGCGCACCGCGGCCCGTCATCGAACCCGAAGCGCCGGTTCAGGAAGCCGCGCCCGGCCTCAAGGTCATGCTGGTGTCCAACGATTCGCTGCGCTCGGTGCAGTTGCGCGACACGCTGGAAGGCCTCGGCCACCGCTGCCTGACCGCCACCACGCGCCACCGCGCCGTGTCTCTGGCCGCCAAGGGCGAGATCGACGCCGTGCTGATCGCCACCGGGGCGTTCGAGGATCTGGACAACGACGCCAACCGCCAGAAGGTCGCCGAATGGCTGGAGCGTCTGCGCTCGACTCAGGAACAGGAAAAGCTCAACATACTGGCCCTGCTGCCCGACGGTCAGCAGGCCGAGCCCCTGAGCGAGCTGGGCGTCAGGCCCCTGTTGATGCCGCAGTCCGAAGACGCCCTGCGCCGCGCCCTCAGCGTCTGA
- a CDS encoding DUF2336 domain-containing protein, protein MTASRNLLSEMDVERLVRSDNADDRAVATHKVCRLMERSELSEVERAAAQEIIRLLADDAAELVRKSLSVTLRTSSLLPHDVALRLAQDVQAVAVPVLSYSPVFSDDDLAEIIRSGGPVRQIAVARRETLSEPVTTALARHGVEEAVVIACANDKAQFSDSGMGEVLNRFGESEVIQNTLVNRAHLPVSISEKLIHMVSQSLREQLVSRHAIQPETAVQITEATQERATLDVADQTGASRDPAALARHLVAAGRMTPSLMLRALARGHMVFFEHALAELSGVPHDRTWLMVHDAGALGLRAVYDRAGLPARMFQTFRIAVDTYHSLASENADPDLLRFQARMIERFLTQVPFAPREDLIYLYERLDRDAKGRRRGAPKSSDLQAA, encoded by the coding sequence ATGACCGCTTCGCGTAACCTGCTTTCCGAAATGGACGTCGAACGACTGGTCCGTAGTGATAATGCCGACGATCGCGCCGTCGCCACCCACAAGGTTTGCCGCCTGATGGAGCGCAGCGAACTGAGCGAGGTCGAACGCGCCGCGGCCCAGGAAATCATCCGTCTGCTGGCCGACGACGCCGCCGAACTGGTGCGCAAGTCGCTGTCGGTCACGCTGCGCACCTCCAGCCTGCTGCCGCACGATGTCGCCCTGCGGCTCGCGCAGGACGTGCAGGCCGTGGCCGTGCCGGTCCTCAGCTATTCGCCGGTCTTCAGCGACGACGATCTGGCTGAAATCATTCGTTCGGGCGGTCCGGTGCGTCAGATCGCCGTGGCCCGCCGCGAAACGCTGTCCGAACCCGTCACCACGGCGCTGGCCAGACATGGCGTCGAAGAAGCGGTCGTCATCGCCTGCGCCAACGACAAGGCGCAGTTCAGCGACAGCGGCATGGGCGAGGTGCTCAACCGCTTCGGCGAATCCGAAGTCATCCAGAATACGCTGGTCAATCGCGCGCACCTGCCCGTGTCGATCAGCGAAAAGCTGATTCATATGGTCAGCCAGTCGCTCAGGGAACAACTGGTTTCGCGCCACGCCATCCAGCCGGAAACAGCGGTTCAGATCACCGAGGCGACGCAGGAGCGCGCCACGCTGGACGTCGCCGATCAGACCGGCGCCAGCCGTGACCCGGCGGCTCTGGCCCGCCACCTCGTCGCCGCCGGCCGCATGACGCCGTCCCTGATGCTGCGGGCCTTGGCGCGCGGCCACATGGTCTTCTTCGAGCACGCGCTGGCCGAACTGTCGGGCGTGCCGCACGACCGCACCTGGCTGATGGTGCACGATGCGGGCGCGCTGGGCCTGCGGGCGGTCTATGACCGGGCCGGCCTGCCGGCGCGCATGTTCCAGACCTTCCGCATCGCGGTCGACACCTATCATTCGCTGGCCAGCGAAAACGCCGATCCGGACCTCCTGCGCTTTCAGGCGCGCATGATCGAGCGCTTCCTGACCCAGGTGCCGTTCGCGCCGCGCGAAGACCTCATCTATCTCTATGAGCGCCTGGACCGCGACGCCAAGGGCCGCCGCCGCGGCGCGCCGAAGTCCAGCGATTTGCAGGCGGCCTGA
- a CDS encoding Hpt domain-containing protein has translation MSEKAQVIQIPNTLRAKVGGKMGALDPATLAKAEEALSSLSGQFDNWLDEEVTKLEKAQETIRNDGLTEKNAEALYFRCHDLKGLGTTYGYPLITRVAGSVCKMLDDEVIRMQSPRVLLDAHVDAIRAIVRGKIKDENHPVGIALAETLEARVKEHMDKLKA, from the coding sequence ATGTCCGAAAAAGCCCAGGTCATCCAGATCCCCAACACGCTGCGCGCCAAGGTGGGCGGCAAGATGGGGGCGCTTGATCCGGCCACCCTCGCCAAGGCGGAGGAAGCCCTGTCGTCGCTTTCCGGTCAGTTCGACAACTGGCTGGACGAGGAAGTGACCAAGCTGGAAAAGGCGCAGGAAACCATCCGCAACGACGGCCTGACCGAAAAGAACGCCGAAGCGCTCTATTTCCGCTGCCACGACCTCAAGGGCCTGGGCACGACCTACGGCTATCCGCTGATCACCCGCGTCGCGGGCTCGGTGTGCAAGATGCTGGACGACGAAGTCATCCGTATGCAGTCGCCGCGTGTGCTGCTCGACGCCCATGTCGACGCCATCCGCGCCATCGTGCGTGGCAAGATCAAGGATGAAAACCATCCCGTCGGCATCGCTCTGGCCGAAACGCTGGAAGCCCGTGTGAAGGAACATATGGATAAGCTGAAGGCCTAA
- a CDS encoding FAD-binding oxidoreductase produces the protein MVSSFSLIVIGGGITGLSVALRALDFGLAVTVVAKDKVEDTTSALSAGMIAPAMEALTEPQPELSYARYIDAQKHWPAFAADLGLSEILERAQPAVWVWSGDAGPSPDDMMARFTAMGAKGQVMAEEDLGKLGLHAPLQGIEIVGEWLMAAAPVLAFFKAQFEARGGRWIDAEVARVEARRVTLSDGAGLEAGHVAVCAGYGAAAFAEDVPSLRVLTPIKGHLLDRDGPTDPALAGRMVRSPWGYWVFLDGLTKFGATMQAGRADEAVEPGVIDSLKDKARKFTPSTTAGLDAVTPRIGVRAAAPDQWPLIGRDANGVYVATGMRRNGWIFGPYAASVLTALMTGQEPPEGAEAYAPGRFG, from the coding sequence ATGGTGTCTTCCTTCAGTCTTATCGTCATCGGCGGCGGCATTACCGGCCTGAGCGTCGCCCTGCGCGCGCTTGATTTCGGGCTGGCGGTGACCGTGGTGGCGAAGGATAAGGTCGAAGACACGACCTCGGCCCTGTCGGCGGGGATGATCGCCCCGGCCATGGAGGCCCTGACCGAACCGCAGCCGGAGCTGTCCTACGCCCGCTATATCGACGCCCAGAAGCACTGGCCGGCCTTTGCCGCCGACCTGGGCCTGTCGGAAATCCTCGAAAGGGCGCAGCCCGCCGTCTGGGTGTGGTCGGGCGATGCGGGCCCGTCGCCGGACGACATGATGGCGCGCTTCACCGCCATGGGCGCCAAGGGGCAGGTGATGGCCGAGGAGGATCTGGGCAAGCTGGGCTTGCACGCGCCGTTGCAGGGCATCGAGATCGTCGGCGAATGGCTGATGGCGGCGGCTCCGGTGCTGGCCTTCTTCAAGGCGCAGTTCGAAGCGCGCGGCGGGCGCTGGATAGACGCTGAGGTCGCCAGGGTAGAGGCGCGGCGTGTCACCCTGAGCGATGGTGCGGGGCTGGAGGCCGGGCATGTGGCGGTCTGCGCCGGCTATGGCGCGGCGGCCTTTGCCGAAGACGTGCCGTCGCTCAGGGTGCTGACGCCGATCAAGGGGCATCTGCTCGATCGTGACGGGCCGACGGACCCGGCGCTGGCCGGGCGGATGGTGCGCTCGCCCTGGGGCTATTGGGTGTTTCTCGACGGCCTGACCAAGTTCGGCGCAACCATGCAGGCAGGCAGGGCCGATGAGGCCGTAGAGCCGGGCGTGATCGATTCGCTGAAGGACAAGGCGCGGAAATTCACACCTTCGACCACAGCCGGACTGGATGCCGTTACGCCGCGCATCGGAGTGCGGGCCGCCGCACCCGATCAATGGCCGCTGATCGGGCGCGACGCCAACGGCGTCTATGTGGCTACGGGTATGCGCCGCAACGGCTGGATATTCGGTCCCTATGCGGCTTCGGTGCTGACGGCGCTGATGACCGGTCAGGAGCCGCCGGAGGGGGCGGAGGCTTACGCGCCGGGGCGGTTCGGTTAA